Part of the Salminus brasiliensis chromosome 2, fSalBra1.hap2, whole genome shotgun sequence genome, AtgaaaaacaatataaatacatttctatgTCAGTTTTCTCtacttttctttctgtctctctttctctccatgtgTAGACAGTGGATCATGTGGCGTGGGTGAAGCGAGACAGCCGGACGTCTCTCTAAGCATGAGTGAGCAGGACTTGATGGCCATGTTCCAAGGCAGCCTGCAGCCGTTTACTGCGTACGGCAGTGGCCGACTGAGAGTGCAGGGAGACCTGAACACAGCCATGAAGCTAGAGACACTCCTTAAACTCCTTAAGCCTCTATGAGGCCTGCTATAAACACATGTGCCTGATGTGTGCTGTTTTTTCTAGCAACAGTTTTAATAGGTTCTTAAAAAAAGTAACATACAGTGGTTTCTCCATCATgataaagaaacaatgaaccaTGTAAAGAGCAATTTAAGCATTCCAATGGTTCTTCATATAACCAttgcctttattaaagaactCTTGTAGAACCCTTGTAGAAAATATCTCCTGATACTGGCTTGAAAATGTACACTGCTGTGAAAAAAATCACCGTTAGGAATCAAAAATGGAATACGTGTTATATAAGTTAGAAAAGgatactgtttatttatgtgtGATTAAACTGCACTGTTTAAAGTACTTTGTGTACATTGTGTactttgtgcatgtgtgtatagaAGCTCCCTGGACAATTTtttgtagactgggatttttagGAATTTGTTGCCCAATTATCCTCATCTGAAGGaacctgaagttactaccacttaAACAACAAGGTGACCAATTTGTTTGTCTGTAGagcttaaaataaattaatgatagatagatacatgTGACAAGCTCACtgttttttatagtttttttaatGTGCTTTGCCATCCCTTCTCTCTTATCTAGTGCTGTCCTTGAGTTCATGTGTGTGCGCTGTGGTACGTGTGCTGTCATCATGTACGCCCATACAAGGCTGAGTGCCTCTCTGCAGCTCACTCTGACCCTCACTCCTGTGGCCTTCTCAGCCTACACACAGCTGCTTACAGAGAAAACTCCCACAAGGCCACTCAACCGGCATTCATCTATGCCATCGAACCCACTGCAAAacatgcagtgtgtgttgtgatTATATAGAAGTCTGCTATTATACCTACATACTCAAACTCTGCTGGCTGCTTTTAGGACCTTGTGCTAGTCATTTTACACCTGATCAACATGTCCAACGCACACCAACACAAGAAAGCCTGGAGGCAGCAGCTGTTTTTCCCCCAAGACCCAAAGTTAGAAAGCTGGAACACACTTtatttattgactttatttatttatcaataaATAAAGTGGGTTTCAGCTTTCTAACTTTGTGTAGCTGTTACTCTGTAGTACAACTCCGTCAGCAGCTGTTATTATTCCTATCATCATATATGCAAACCAGCAACACAAAGGAGAgcataacactaataataataatagtaataataataatttctcaaGTTTGGGAAACAGCAGTTTTCTTATTGACTGTGTACACAGCAAATTTGCTAGTGTTAAATTAACGCTGTTGTGTGTTAAAGTTTACACTCACAGTTTAAATGTAGGTttttgatttaacactggcaaaatTGCTGTGTACAATAGCCATGAAGAATGAGCCAACAACAATGGTCTGAAATGACtctaaatacaaaaaaaacagtaacagtagGTATAGTAACACTAAGGTTCCAAGTGGACAGATTCATTCACTGGCATCATGTTTTTAGCCTAAAACAAAACTGATATGTCAATATTTATTGTACAAAGTTTTTGGATGAAAGGCTTTCCAACTGGCATCTGTCAGCTATATTGAgtctagttttatttatttatttatttttttacaaatgtacaGATTTTAATGAGCAGGTAAGGCACTATTTATGACATAATATgatactatttaaaaaaatgcacccgcccccccccctccgaaaaaaaaaaaagaaccacaaGCACAAGCTATGGCTGTGTTCTTTGGCGgtgttcttgacttgacttcagtAGATAGCTCTATTAACTCTACCAAATACACTAGTCTGTCCATCACCAAGTGCAGTTTCATAACAACTTCTGAGCTTCACATTTGAAGAACAAACTATTTACAGAGGGATTTATGGGAAAATGTTTTCATAAAGTGGTACTAGGTGTTGAACACAgtctaaaaatgtaaataagcacAATTCAGTTACAGGAAAAAAAGTATTGTGATTTCATCTCAGAAACAAAGTGGACGAAATATTCAGAAAGGTTAAAAAGCAAAAAGGGTTTTAAATCAATAATCATCAGTTATAGCCTGCTTGATACACCAGGACGACTGAAAAGTATCTAGTGAAATACACACTTCCACAGTGCTACATCTTGGGCCTAGATGAAATAGGATGCATAGATAAAATAAGATGAGATTTACAAAGTTACTGCATATACTGATATATACACAACTGAGAAATGAGATAGAGAAGATTGTTAAATCAACTGGTGATTACTatatacacatgcatgcatgtctATAGGTAAACGTGCATTTTAGCCTTGAATAAGCAGCTAGAGGAGGTGCATATAAAAGCCATAGACCCTGACTGGGAGAGCTGTCCCTGAGAGTGTTGAAGTAACAAAGAAGGAGAGTTGAGGATAGAaagaggagtgtgtgttttgtgaatgtgtgtgtatacctggCAGTGATGGCAGTAAGGTGGAGAGTGTGGTTCAGCTCTGGGGCTCAGTCCCTGGCTATGCTGGAGTGTCCAGGCCAGGTCAGAGCATGCCACAGTGGGAGTGTATCCACAGCAAGAGACCAGCAGTTCTCGGAAAACGGCTCCACTGTCCGACCTTTCAGCGAAATCCCAGGGCTGTGGAAGAACAGCCTTGTCAATCTCTACAGCTTCTGGAAAATGGACGGCTTCAGGAACATCCATCACGTTATGGTGCACAACTTCAACACCTTTGGGCCAATTTATAGGTAAATTTGCTGCTTTTCAACATAAATCTCTCTAATTTAAGAATAAGTATTGCTGTTCGTATTTAAATGTGCTTTTACAAGTCATTCCAGGATGCACTTCAGGATCTTATAAAGCTGCCTGCTTTAAAACAGTGAACTGCATATGTCTTCTCCATAGACATACTGTTGTAGAACATGACAAAGTAAAGGATCTGTTCTCAGAATTACACCTTACAATGATAAATCCTGGACTTAGCCTAAAAAAGTAGCTCATGAGTGATAGCATGAACTTTTCCTACTCTTCACACAGTATAAGAACactgtatattaaaataatccatATTTCCAGGGAGAAAATCGGATACTATGAAAGTGTGAACATTATCAATCCCGAGGACGCTGCTATCTTATTCAAAGCAGAGGGTCACTATCCCAAGAGGCTTCGAGTGGAGCCTTGGACCTCCTATAGGGACTACAGGAACCGTAAATATGGCATTCTTCTCAAGTATGTCTCCTCACATTATGCTTTTGTATTTCTGAGCATGTACACCTGTTTAGATGTACACCTGTTTGTCTTTTTAGGGATGGAGAGGACTGGAGATCTAACAGAATGATTCTGAACCGGGAGGTGATCTCGCCCAAGGTACAGGGAAACTTTGTGCCACTTCTGGACGAGGTGGGCCAGGACTTTGTAGCACGAGTCCATAAAAAGATTGAAAGAAGTGGCCAAAATAAGTGGACCACAGATCTCTCCCATGAGCTCTTCAAGTATGCATTGGAATGTAAGGATTGTCCCATTACATGATTCATCATTACACTATAATCAGTGGTTGTGAATATTAGTTCTGGTATAATGCCACTTTACAGTTTTGTTCCCTGGTAATTCCCATTTTGAACCAGTGGCCAGTCTCTACTTTATACCCCCTGTAGGCTGATTCAGCTTCAACAAGCTCTGGAAGTACTTTTGCGAGTTCAGATTATGCCTTCAGTGTATGACTGTAATACAGGAAGAGTTTATATGACTGTAATGACTCTGGCTCTGACAACATAGCCTTGTAAGCTTCTGCCTTGAGCTAGAAGGCTGGACCCTCACCGCTTGACAGACAGAGGTAGGACTGAGAGATTGGACTGAGTTTTGGTAAGGAGATAGATTGGTAGTTGGTAACCCTCTATGTTTCAGGTCAAGGTTTttaaccccacccccaccttcTCACCTTCTTTATACGTTTATGGGAAGTTGGAAATTTATGAGATGTTAGATTGGAGAAGTAGAATCTTCAGGCATTGTACCCCTCCCAAACTTTGCTTAAATTTCAGAACTCCATGCATCAGAGGCAGGAGTTCACATATGGGCCACATATTCAAACTCCCAACACAGAGGCATGGAGCAAAACTGTGGGCCACCTATAAAAACCTTAGAACCAGTTTGAGATCCTCCAAGTTAGGGAACACAAATACATTAAAGTTGAGGGCGGAGGAGCAGTGACTTGCCTTTCCAGTGAGTTCACTCAGTTTGTTCTGTGAATGCTTCCCCTCAGCTGTGAGTGCAGTGCTGTATGGAGAACGGCTGGGGCTGCTGTTGGACTACATTGATCCAGAGGCCCAGCACTTTATAGACTGCATAACTCTAATGTTTAAGTCCACCTGCCCCATGCTGTACATACCCCCTGCCCTGTTGCGCCGGCTTGGAGCCAAAGTGTGGAAGGACCATGTGGACGCCTGGGATGGCATCTTCAACCATGGTAGGAGCGATTCAAAaaggaacaaaacaaaaccctgTATGAGAAAGAACTTTTAAGTTGCTGAAGTTGTTAAAACACACATAAAAGTAACTTAAATAAGGaaaaatcttttttctttttatgcaTGATAATGTAAGATTCTGAATTGTTTTAATGGGTTTATTCATCAAGAAATATTCACAGGTGTTGTCAGATATGCAAAGGTTAAATCAGTGTTCTGAGGTCATAATATAGTCTTTTATAGGGCTCTGATGAATACTATAATAGGATAGAATATCAAAAGACCATTAGGCTCATCAGTTCAATTCATCTACTGCATTCATTTGGGCCTCCAAAGCGGATCGCTGTATCCAAAACATCTATAGGCAGCTTCGGAAGGAGTCCGGAACCCAGGACAAATACCATGGGGTGCTGGCCAGTCTACTGATGCTTGATCGTCTGTCCATTGAGGAAATCAAGGCCAGTGTGACTGAGCTGATGGCTGGAGGAGTTGACACAGTAAGATTTATAAACATACATCATTATGTTAAAGCAATCACTGCATGATGGTACTGATGCTCTTGGTACATGTTTCAGACCTCCATCACTCTGCTGTGGACACTCTATGAGCTAGCACGGCACCCTGACCTCCAAGAGGAGTTGAGGGCAGAGATCACTGCTGCTCGCACTGCTTCACAGGGAGACACACTGCAGATGCTGAAAATGGTGCCGCTGCTGAAAGGAGCTCTAAAAGAAACACTCAGGTATGTGAAGGCACAGTGAATCCAAAGCTAGCGTGCTGCTCATCCCATCAATGTTAGACAGTACAACTATTAAAATCTGTATTAGACTACAAATACCACTGATGAAAAAAtgtctatttttttctttgatgcATCAGTCAGTGAGTAACTTTGGTTGGTAGAAAAAAAGATCAGATGtcatttaacaagcctatttacaaccttGTTATTACCCTGAAAAAGGATCAGCTCTGAaattattggctggtttatgttgTTAGAGAAGCGACATATTAAAGAATCTTAACACTACAACAATAACgctgtaattattattaccGGACAGTGTTGCTTTCCTCTCAGTCTAAACCAAAAAGCTTgtagccaggttagcttttagccaggCTCCTAATCACTTGTTGAGAAAGCCtcaggtttggctttctcaagttTTATTGGTTAAAGAATATATTGATGTGTTTTTGGATCCAGGTTTTGGATTCAGCTGAGGTTGAGAGGGAGTGGGTTGTTTTAGAGGAAGGGATGTTGGATAGTAAAATATTTTGTTGGCTGGCGTTAGATTTTAGAGTTTGGTGGAGATTGGCACTGCTCTCTATTATCAACATCATCATATTACCATATGTACCATATTTTACCATTTTTCTAGCTTTCATTAGAGCTTGCCCTAGACTGAaagactgttaaaaaaacagacaTGAGGCAAGTCCCTACTTCATTGTTTCATCAATGGAGGTCTTCTCTATGGCACTTGGCACTTGGAAATGAGCAGTTATCTAGGAGTTCAATGAAAAATAAGATTAATGTATTCTTGTAAAGCCGTCTGTAAAATTCTACAGCACCTCAACATATTCCTGTCAactattgtttttctttctcctttaaGGCTACATCCTGTTGCTGTAAGCCTGCAAAGATACACCACTGAAGACACTGTGATCCAAAATTACCATATTCCTTCTGGGGTAGGTCACATCGATATAACCTCCATCAGAACGATGATAAAGAGTGTTctctctcctgtaaagctgtacTGCTTTATGTCTCATTTGGgtctttgtatgtgtgtttatcagACGTTAGTACAGCTGGGATTGTACGCTATGGGCAGAGACCACTGTACCTTCCCTCGGCCAGAGCAGTATCTGCCCTCTCGCTGGCTGAGGAATGAGAGTCATTACTTCAGAGGCTTGGGTTTCGGGTTTGGCCCTCGCCAGTGCCTCGGACGCAGGATTGCAGAGACAGAGATGCAGCTCTTCCTCATTCATGTCAGTTTGGttactgattttatttatatatatatatatatatatatatatatatatatatatatatatacatacacacacacacacactttttatacAAATATGGCTTATATCAGTGTAGAGTTATACTAATATCTTTAATATAAAGCATTCTTTAAATGTCATTGTAACATTTAATATAACTTAATTCTAAACACATCTACAGTTAGCATCATTCTGGGCactaattatttaaaatct contains:
- the cyp11a1.2 gene encoding cholesterol side-chain cleavage enzyme, mitochondrial, whose product is MAVRWRVWFSSGAQSLAMLECPGQVRACHSGSVSTARDQQFSENGSTVRPFSEIPGLWKNSLVNLYSFWKMDGFRNIHHVMVHNFNTFGPIYREKIGYYESVNIINPEDAAILFKAEGHYPKRLRVEPWTSYRDYRNRKYGILLKDGEDWRSNRMILNREVISPKVQGNFVPLLDEVGQDFVARVHKKIERSGQNKWTTDLSHELFKYALESVSAVLYGERLGLLLDYIDPEAQHFIDCITLMFKSTCPMLYIPPALLRRLGAKVWKDHVDAWDGIFNHADRCIQNIYRQLRKESGTQDKYHGVLASLLMLDRLSIEEIKASVTELMAGGVDTTSITLLWTLYELARHPDLQEELRAEITAARTASQGDTLQMLKMVPLLKGALKETLRLHPVAVSLQRYTTEDTVIQNYHIPSGTLVQLGLYAMGRDHCTFPRPEQYLPSRWLRNESHYFRGLGFGFGPRQCLGRRIAETEMQLFLIHMLENFRIEKQRQVEVRSKFELILIPEKPILLTIKPLHSSR